From Cydia fagiglandana chromosome 24, ilCydFagi1.1, whole genome shotgun sequence, a single genomic window includes:
- the LOC134676482 gene encoding zinc finger protein 273-like, with protein MEVYICDVCNMKFRLKSVLIRHIFDLHMKINDVCKVCNKIFANKACLKKHQRLHTGDKPYKCKVCEKKFAIASYLNVHQTVHTGEKQYKCEECNKQFRDKKRLNEHKQIHIGDKRYSCDECGKRFIRNSTLTEHKKVHTGEKLYKCDECDMLFGYRKTLKKHKIIHVRGDIYSCKFCDEKFPQKILLNKHKNKHIGEKPYGCEECDKRFKRKDQLDLHKIMHKGDKPYTCDKCGKQFKRKPNLYQHEKNHAEKSHSCNECNKKFTHKHQLDAHVRTHTKEKPFICEKCDARFAQNYILQKHKQIHSEKIPVTE; from the coding sequence ATGGAAGTATACATTTGCGATGTGTGTAATATGAAATTCAGgctgaaatcagttttaatCAGACATATTTTTGATTTACATATGAAGATAAATGACGTGTGCAAAGTTTGCAACAAAATATTTGCAAACAAGGCGTGCTTAAAGAAACATCAAAGACTTCACACTGGTGAcaaaccatacaaatgtaaGGTATGTGAGAAGAAATTTGCAATTGCTTCATATTTAAATGTACACCAAACTGTTCACACTGGTGAAAAACAATACAAGTGTGAAGAATGTAACAAACAATTTAGAGACAAAAAAAGGTTAAACGAACACAAACAAATCCACATCGGAGACAAAAGATACAGCTGTGATGAATGCGGCAAACGTTTTATAAGAAACAGCACTTTAACTGaacacaaaaaagttcacacgGGTGAGAAATTGTATAAGTGTGATGAATGTGACATGTTATTTGGATATAGGAAAACTTTAaaaaagcataaaataattcatgtTAGAGGTGATATTTACAGCTGCAAATTTTGCGACGAGAAATTTCcccaaaaaatacttttaaataaacataaaaataagcACATCGGAGAGAAACCGTACGGCTGCGAAGAATGTGACAAGAGATTTAAAAGAAAGGATCAATTAGATTTGCATAAAATAATGCACAAAGGAGACAAACCATACACCTGTGACAAGTGTGGTAAGCAATTTAAACGAAAACCTAATTTATATCAACATGAAAAAAATCACGCAGAAAAATCTCACAGTTGTAATGAATGTAACAAGAAATTCACACACAAGCATCAATTAGATGCTCATGTAAGAACTCACACTAAAGAAAAACCATTTATTTGTGAAAAATGTGACGCGCGATTCgctcaaaattatattttgcaGAAACATAAACAAATTCATTCTGAAAAGATACCCGTGACTGAGTGA
- the LOC134676697 gene encoding uncharacterized protein LOC134676697, with amino-acid sequence MTTQSAAQLKVLLDTTSECLHNIQNLNVSVDSWDPLVIFLLVQKLDPETHKDWEEHAYKSDSEPLPKWNDFKEFLEAKFRTLELLTNNTKEVKSNKERSTCHVATPTFENRNCVMCKESHTLCHCKEFTKMEPTERSEYVKNNNLCYNCLVPGHSASKCRVPVSCRICHRRHHSLLHQLKQTEPVAPTSPSQPLASSLHVVEDIEEVQANTVIALHLNTRQNSALLATAVVEARSNQGHIIPLRALIDQGSEESFISEKAAQLLKLDRQHVRGSITGLGPMKTEINHVCELQIKSQWDKTFILPVKAYVMSKQLTKKLPKKHIVQQPWPHLQGLQLADPNYNNSGPIDLLLGVRVYARILQADLVKGPPGTPCAQRTDLGWILFGESDSTSQEDSYLVMHHQVDIEDTLKSLWEIDPDTKRKYTKEEQLCEEIYEKTVTRNQEGRYIVKLPFKTENPKVLDGNTKEIATKRFMQLERRFKRSPNLKTEYTKGINDYLEEGHLEEVPEREKEDKAVYLPHHAVIRDDKETTRTRIVFDASCKGSNNVSLNDELMVGPQLQDDLRNLLMRWRLKRVCFVADVQKMYRQILVTKEDANYQRILWRQDESEELKEYRMLRVTFGTAPAPYLAVKTLQKIAIDEEEKQLGKQTNNHDEVAIKTIKEDFYMDDMLSGAATVEEAIAIAKEVTRILKQGGFQLMKWSSNNIEFMKSIDEDKRSANAQIELNLDGTIKALGIVWNLGADQFQYNLSLSSMPKTTTKRGILSDVQKLFDPLGWIAPSTVMAKMLMQRLWLEKVSWDECVSPELEEEWKQIRDDFENVKDIKMDRWLGTTDSEEEKIQIHGFSDASMRAYAAVVYIRVESKNKITTKIIAARTRVAPLKTISLPRLELCGALLLSKLMKQIGQAMRISTTNMFAWTDSSIVIAWLCGEPNRWKPFVANRVVEIVENLNNKHWYHVQSKDNPADIASRGMKLTTLKNCDLWWHGPSWLSEKEINISKQEDFTTDEEIKVQKIQTYLNIEDLEKQEKALTTQFGDFDNLTELLKSIVYCLRFLKHKKNPDDTDKDITTMELQNAMNICIKKVQQEEYQEEIERLTSNKQVKRKSSLRSLAPYVDGNKFLRVGGRLRYANIDEDRKHPIILGNKNSLVPLIIADAHTRTLHGTLAEMLCYLRSKYWILRAKSLVKRHIQKCLTCAKQNATSKPQIMGDLPETRVTPSRPFLHSGVDFAGPYQILMSKGRGGKTVKAYIAIFICMAVKAIHIELVGDLTSEAFIAAFKRFVARRGKCTHLWSDQGRNFVGANKELVEAWNEAKLKFTGPIAETLAIEGTQWHFIPAYSPNFGGLWEAGVKSIKYHLKRVLTTNLTFEEMTTVLSETEACLNSRPLCPIDNSDPENAEILTPGHFLIGEAPIVVPAADYKECKIHTLSRWQLTQKLLADFWRRWQDEYLSRLQQRPKWLKKEKEFKIGDIVLIKTDNLPPGKWSLGRIIDKHPAEDGFTRVYSVKSGSAVVKRSISKLCALPVDTETL; translated from the coding sequence ATGACCACACAATCAGCTGCTCAACTGAAAGTACTCTTAGATACAACGTCAGAGTGTCTACACAACATTCAAAACCTGAATGTTTCTGTTGACTCTTGGGATCCACTTGTGATATTTTTGCTTGTTCAGAAATTGGACCCAGAGACGCATAAAGACTGGGAAGAGCATGCGTATAAGAGTGACTCTGAACCCTTACCGAAGTGGAACGATTTTAAAGAGTTTCTAGAGGCCAAGTTTCGTACGCTGGAACTATTGACGAATAATACAAAGGAAGTGAAGTCAAACAAGGAGCGAAGTACATGCCATGTTGCCACACCTACCTTTGAGAACAGGAATTGTGTAATGTGTAAAGAAAGTCATACATTATGTCACTGCAAGGAGTTTACCAAGATGGAACCTACGGAGAGAAGCGAATATGtcaagaataacaacttatgtTACAACTGTCTAGTACCAGGGCATTCAGCATCAAAATGTCGAGTACCTGTGTCCTGTAGAATATGTCACCGACGTCATCACTCCCTTCTACATCAACTAAAGCAAACTGAGCCTGTGGCCCCCACGAGTCCCTCACAACCACTGGCTTCATCATTACATGTTGTAGAAGACATAGAAGAAGTGCAAGCAAACACAGTGATCGCGTTACATCTCAATACTAGACAGAACTCAGCACTATTAGCGACTGCTGTGGTGGAAGCAAGAAGCAATCAAGGTCACATCATTCCACTGCGCGCGCTGATAGACCAGGGTTCCGAAGAATCATTCATAAGCGAGAAAGCGGCTCAACTACTAAAGCTTGACCGACAACACGTAAGAGGAAGCATCACGGGCTTGGGTCCCATGAAAACAGAAATCAACCACGTCTGTGAGCTACAAATAAAATCACAGTGGGATAAAACATTTATCCTACCGGTTAAAGCTTATGTTATGTCGAAACAGCTGACCAAGAAGTTACCCAAAAAGCATATTGTTCAACAACCATGGCCTCATCTACAAGGATTACAGCTAGCGGATCCGAACTACAACAACTCGGGACCCATAGATCTCTTGCTAGGGGTCCGAGTATACGCTAGAATACTGCAAGCAGACCTAGTCAAAGGTCCACCAGGTACACCATGCGCACAAAGAACTGACCTGGGCTGGATTCTTTTTGGAGAGAGTGATAGCACGTCACAAGAAGATTCTTACCTCGTTATGCACCATCAAGTCGATATAGAAGACACACTGAAGTCTCTATGGGAAATAGATCCAGACACTAAAAGAAAATACACGAAGGAAGAACAGCTATGTGAAGAAATCTATGAAAAAACAGTCACTCGAAACCAAGAAGGAAGATACATTGTGAAGCTGCCATTTAAGACTGAGAATCCTAAAGTACTTGATGGAAATACAAAAGAGATAGCTACAAAGAGATTCATGCAACTAGAAAGAAGGTTTAAGCGTTCGCCGAACCTGAAAACAGAATACACAAAAGGTATTAATGATTACCTTGAAGAAGGTCATCTAGAAGAAGTACCTGAAAGGGAAAAAGAAGATAAAGCGGTATACCTACCACATCACGCTGTAATTCGCGACGACAAAGAAACAACACGCACGCGTATCGTATTTGATGCTTCCTGCAAAGGATCAAACAACGTCTCATTAAATGATGAACTGATGGTAGGCCCACAACTACAAGATGACTTAAGAAATCTTTTAATGAGATGGAGGCTGAAACGAGTCTGCTTCGTGGCAGATGTCCAGAAGATGTACCGCCAAATATTGGTAACAAAAGAGGACGCAAATTACCAACGCATTCTTTGGCGACAAGACGAGTCTGAAGAGTTAAAAGAATACCGTATGCTTCGAGTTACTTTCGGTACCGCTCCAGCTCCATACTTAGCGGTCAAGACACTTCAGAAGATTGCCATCGATGAAGAAGAGAAACAACtcggtaaacaaacaaacaaccaTGACGAAGTGGCAATCAAAACAATAAAAGAAGACTTTTATATGGACGATATGCTATCAGGGGCAGCAACCGTTGAGGAAGCTATTGCAATAGCTAAAGAAGTAACACGCATCCTGAAACAAGGCGGATTTCAACTCATGAAATGGTCCTCTAATAATATAGAATTTATGAAATCTATTGATGAAGATAAAAGATCAGCAAATGCACAGATAGAACTGAACCTTGATGGAACTATAAAGGCACTTGGAATTGTATGGAACCTTGGTGCAGATCAATTTCAATACAACTTGTCACTATCATCAATGCCAAAGACTACAACTAAACGTGGGATATTATCAGATGTACAAAAGCTATTCGATCCACTAGGCTGGATCGCACCAAGTACTGTTATGGCGAAGATGCTGATGCAAAGGTTATGGCTTGAAAAGGTGTCGTGGGACGAATGTGTCAGCCCTGAGCTCGAAGAAGAATGGAAACAGATAAGAGATGATTTTGAAAATGTCAAAGATATAAAGATGGATAGATGGCTTGGCACAACAGACTCAGAAGAAGAAAAGATACAGATACACGGATTTAGCGATGCATCTATGCGCGCATACGCTGCCGTCGTATACATAAGAGTTGAAAGCAAGAATAAAATAACAACCAAAATCATCGCTGCACGAACGAGAGTAGCGCCTTTGAAAACTATCTCCCTCCCGCGCTTAGAATTATGTGGCGCTTTACTCCTGTCTAAACTAATGAAACAGATTGGACAAGCGATGAGAATATCAACAACAAACATGTTCGCATGGACCGACTCTTCGATAGTCATCGCTTGGCTTTGTGGAGAACCCAATAGATGGAAACCTTTTGTAGCCAACCGCGTCGTAGAAATCGTTGAGAACCTAAACAACAAACACTGGTACCATGTGCAATCTAAAGATAATCCTGCAGATATCGCTTCAAGAGGGATGAAGCTGACCACGCTTAAGAACTGTGATCTGTGGTGGCACGGCCCGAGCTGGTTATctgaaaaagaaataaatattagtaaacaaGAAGATTTTACAACAGATGAAGAAATAAAAGTGCAGAAAATTCAAACTTACCTGAATATTGAAGACCTGGAAAAACAAGAAAAGGCATTAACTACACAATTTGGAGATTTTGATAACCTAACTGAACTACTTAAAAGTATTGTCTATTGCCTAAGATTTTTAAAGCACAAGAAAAATCCAGATGACACTGATAAGGATATTACTACAATGGAATTACAAAACGCCATGAATATTTGCATAAAAAAGGTACAGCAAGAAGAATATCAAGAAGAAATAGAACGGTTAACATCAAATAAACAAGTAAAAAGAAAGAGCTCCCTAAGATCCCTCGCCCCATACGTAGATGGAAACAAATTCCTCAGGGTGGGCGGTCGCCTCAGATATGCAAATATAGACGAAGACAGAAAGCATCCAATCATTCTGGGAAACAAGAACTCTTTAGTGCCATTAATAATTGCTGATGCACATACAAGAACACTTCATGGCACTTTGGCTGAAATGCTATGCTACTTACGTTCTAAGTACTGGATATTACGAGCAAAGTCCTTAGTCAAAAGACACATTCAGAAATGCCTTACGTGTGCAAAACAAAATGCTACATCGAAACCGCAAATCATGGGAGATTTACCGGAGACGAGAGTCACTCCTTCGAGACCATTCCTACACAGTGGAGTAGATTTTGCAGGGCCATACCAGATATTGATGTCCAAAGGCCGAGGAGGAAAAACTGTGAAGGCGTACATAGCTATTTTCATTTGCATGGCCGTCAAAGCAATTCATATTGAACTGGTTGGAGACCTTACCTCAGAAGCTTTCATAGCAGCATTCAAACGCTTTGTCGCTAGAAGAGGAAAATGTACTCACCTGTGGAGCGACCAGGGTAGAAACTTCGTAGGTGCTAACAAAGAACTTGTAGAAGCCTGGAATGAAGCTAAATTGAAATTTACCGGACCAATTGCAGAGACACTTGCTATCGAAGGCACACAGTGGCACTTCATTCCAGCTTACAGCCCAAACTTTGGTGGCCTTTGGGAAGCCGGCGTCAAATCCATAAAATACCATTTAAAGAGAGTTCTAACAACAAATTTGACGTTCGAAGAGATGACGACCGTACTTTCAGAGACCGAGGCTTGTTTGAATTCCCGGCCCCTATGTCCTATCGATAACTCAGACCCTGAAAACGCTGAAATACTCACCCCAGGACATTTCTTAATAGGTGAAGCCCCTATCGTTGTTCCAGCAGCAGATTATAAAGAATGTAAAATACATACCTTGTCACGCTGGCAACTCACGCAGAAACTGTTGGCAGATTTTTGGCGTCGATGGCAAGATGAGTACCTCTCCAGACTCCAACAAAGACCTAAATGGCTGAAAAAAGAAAAAGAGTTTAAAATAGGGGACATAGTACTTATCAAAACTGATAACTTACCTCCAGGCAAATGGTCACTGGGCCGCATCATAGACAAACATCCTGCTGAAGACGGTTTTACTAGAGTGTACAGTGTTAAATCTGGTAGTGCTGTAGTGAAACGATCTATATCAAAATTATGTGCGTTGCCTGTTGATACTGAAACTTTGTAA